The following are encoded in a window of Camelus ferus isolate YT-003-E chromosome 20, BCGSAC_Cfer_1.0, whole genome shotgun sequence genomic DNA:
- the GUCA1A gene encoding guanylyl cyclase-activating protein 1 isoform X1 has translation MLEWDCWIIWPFLAQICRTQARERGGPSVRKPGCLVQEKSPSILGIGLPPASAMGNIMDGKSVEELSSTECHQWYKKFMTECPSGQLTLYEFRQFFGLKNLSPWATQYVEQMFETFDFNKDGYIDFMEYVAALSLVLKGKVEQKLRWYFKLYDVDGNGCIDRDELLTIIRAIRAINPCSDSTMTAEEFTDTVFSKIDVNGDGELSLEEFMEGVQKDQMLLDTLTRSLDLTGIVRRLQNGEQDEEGAGSGEAEAAQAAG, from the exons GCCCTTCCTTGCTCAGATCTGCAGGACTCAGGCCCGTGAGCGAGGCGGGCCCAGTGTTAGAAAGCCCGGCTGCCTGGTACAGGAAAAGAGCCCATCCATCTTGGGCATTGGCCTCCCGCCGGCCTCAGCAATGGGGAACATTATGGACGGTAAGTCGGTGGAGGAGCTGAGCAGCACCGAGTGCCACCAGTGGTACAAGAAGTTCATGACTGAGTGCCCCTCCGGCCAGCTCACCCTCTACGAGTTCCGTCAGTTCTTCGGCCTCAAGAACCTGAGCCCGTGGGCCACCCAGTACGTGGAGCAGATGTTTGAGACCTTTGACTTCAACAAA GACGGCTACATCGACTTCATGGAGTACGTGGCGGCGCTCAGCCTGGTCCTCAAGGGGAAGGTGGAACAAAAGCTGCGCTGGTACTTCAAGCTCTACGACGTGGATGGCAACGGATGCATCGACCGAGACGAGCTGCTCACCATCATCCGG gCCATCCGAGCTATTAACCCTTGCAGCGACTCGACCATGACTGCAGAGGAGTTCACCGATACAGTGTTCTCCAAGATCGATGTCAACGGGGATG GGGAACTCTCCTTGGAGGAGTTCATGGAGGGCGTCCAGAAGGACCAGATGCTGCTGGATACACTGACCCGAAGCCTGGACCTTACCGGCATTGTGCGCAGGCTCCAGAATGGAGAGCAGGATGAGGAGGGGGCTGGCAGTGGGGAAGCGGAGGCAGCGCAGGCAGCTGGCTGA
- the GUCA1A gene encoding guanylyl cyclase-activating protein 1 isoform X2: MGNIMDGKSVEELSSTECHQWYKKFMTECPSGQLTLYEFRQFFGLKNLSPWATQYVEQMFETFDFNKDGYIDFMEYVAALSLVLKGKVEQKLRWYFKLYDVDGNGCIDRDELLTIIRAIRAINPCSDSTMTAEEFTDTVFSKIDVNGDGELSLEEFMEGVQKDQMLLDTLTRSLDLTGIVRRLQNGEQDEEGAGSGEAEAAQAAG; the protein is encoded by the exons ATGGGGAACATTATGGACGGTAAGTCGGTGGAGGAGCTGAGCAGCACCGAGTGCCACCAGTGGTACAAGAAGTTCATGACTGAGTGCCCCTCCGGCCAGCTCACCCTCTACGAGTTCCGTCAGTTCTTCGGCCTCAAGAACCTGAGCCCGTGGGCCACCCAGTACGTGGAGCAGATGTTTGAGACCTTTGACTTCAACAAA GACGGCTACATCGACTTCATGGAGTACGTGGCGGCGCTCAGCCTGGTCCTCAAGGGGAAGGTGGAACAAAAGCTGCGCTGGTACTTCAAGCTCTACGACGTGGATGGCAACGGATGCATCGACCGAGACGAGCTGCTCACCATCATCCGG gCCATCCGAGCTATTAACCCTTGCAGCGACTCGACCATGACTGCAGAGGAGTTCACCGATACAGTGTTCTCCAAGATCGATGTCAACGGGGATG GGGAACTCTCCTTGGAGGAGTTCATGGAGGGCGTCCAGAAGGACCAGATGCTGCTGGATACACTGACCCGAAGCCTGGACCTTACCGGCATTGTGCGCAGGCTCCAGAATGGAGAGCAGGATGAGGAGGGGGCTGGCAGTGGGGAAGCGGAGGCAGCGCAGGCAGCTGGCTGA
- the GUCA1B gene encoding guanylyl cyclase-activating protein 2 codes for MGQQFSWEEAESRVVDVAELQEWYKKFLEECPSGTLFMHEFKRFFKVAGNEEATQYVEGMFRAFDRNGDNTIDFLEYVAALNLVLRGTLEHKLKWTFKIYDKDRNGCIDRLEMLDIVESIYKLKKACRVETEAEQQEQLLTPEEVVDRIFLLVDENGDGQLSLNEFIEGARRDKWVMKMLQMDLNPGSWISQPRRKSAMF; via the exons ATGGGGCAGCAGTTCAGCTGGGAGGAGGCGGAGAGCCGCGTGGTGGACGTGGCAGAGCTGCAGGAGTGGTACAAGAAGTTCCTGGAGGAGTGCCCCAGCGGCACGCTCTTCATGCATGAATTTAAGCGCTTCTTCAAGGTCGCAGGCAACGAGGAGGCCACCCAGTATGTAGAGGGCATGTTCAGAGCCTTCGACAGGAATGGG GACAACACCATCGACTTCCTGGAGTACGTGGCAGCCCTGAACCTTGTGCTGAGGGGCACCCTGGAGCACAAGCTGAAGTGGACCTTCAAGATCTATGACAAGGACCGCAACGGCTGCATCGACCGCTTGGAGATGCTGGACATCGTTGAG TCCATCTACAAGCTGAAGAAAGCCTGCAGGGTGGAGACAGAGGCCGAGCAGCAAGAGCAACTGCTCACGCCCGAGGAGGTCGTGGACAGGATCTTCCTTCTGGTGGATGAGAATGGAGATG GCCAGCTGTCCCTGAATGAGTTCATAGAAGGTGCCCGTCGTGACAAGTGGGTGATGAAGATGCTGCAGATGGACCTGAATCCCGGTAGCTGGATCTCTCAGCCGAGGCGGAAAAGCGCCATGTTCTGA